The nucleotide window ATAAAGGGTGCTAGTCACTCTATGACGTGCCACGTACTGCCCATTTGCCGACGCCTAGATACTAGAGTATTGATTGCTACGATCTTGCGACGTTGGGAACCCTGTCATGTTATTATCCTTTTGTTTGCACTGTTCAcattctttttttctttaTTGGCTTTATCGGTCTGACATATACAACTGCATATACATGATACCAATGTGATTTAGCCACAAGTTGCTCGACATCCGTCTACGGCTTGAATAGGCTTGTCAGTAATCTTATTAATCGGTGCGAATGACTTACTTCCGCCTCCTCGCAAATCACTCATTGTCATGAATCCTCGaccaccacctccaccgccaCCGCCACCGCCTCCCCATCCACCCCCCGGTCCACCACCGCCGCCTGGGGCACCTGGTCTTCCTGTCCCTGCTGATTTAGGTCGAGCGGTAGGATCAGTCCACGATGCCGGGTTAACGATTGGCTACAGATGATCGTCATTATTGGTTATCTTTTtatcctctttctctctATCATAATATGTACGCATGATAGATAGAAGATATGTATTTGCCATTTATCTTGACTTACGCTGACGAGTGTCTCAAAAAAGAGGTAAGCCAAAGTGGCAAAGTCTGATAACTTGATGGAGATCTTGTGCGTGAGAGGTTGAGCGCCGACTGTGCCGGATGAGGATACATATGGTTTTGAATTAGACATTGCTTTGGGTTGTTGCTAGACGTGGACTTTGGGAAGGATGTTGAAGTGTAAAAAGAGAAGACGGAAATGGTCTATGTGCGATGAACGGGGATTGTGGGAGGCTGGAGGTGTGGAGGGGAATTGGAATTGGCCGCTGGGACAGTTGCAGTGGTTGGACGCGGACGGGAGAAGAACGACGGCGGaaaacaacaacagcagcagcaacaagAACATAACTTTCGTTCCCTCACTAATACACCACCTTTTTAGGGCGTCTCCCAATCTGCCCTTTAACGGACGTACCCTGTTGTTCATTGTCTATCAACTACGGGAAAAGCAAAATCCGAACAATAGCGCTGGGAACGCACATATTCTATATTCTTTACAATACCTTACACCTTTATTTCGCTTGGCGACCAACGCTCTTTGAACCCTACTCCATCTACCTGCCTGCCGTACGTTTTGGGATTCTGTAGGGCTCAAGGTACTTTTCGACATACGGAAGTAAGAGGACGTAATATCGACTCGAATACATCGAAAGGAGATTTGTATTGTAGACTTACTTGTCTTCTGTCTAAAGAGACGTTTAAGAGAGTTGGGAGATTTCAAGAATGGCACCTAAACCGGTAAGCAAGCAGGGGTATTGATCAAAGGGAGCTACCAAGAACTGATCTTATCTGATGGATGGTATAGTTGAATAGAAAGCTTGTGGTGTTGGGAGATGGTGCGTGTGGGAAGGTATGCACAGAGCTATCTGTACGATAATGGGCGGTTAacatttttttttttttggaCTGTGTTCTATTCTAGACATCACTTCTGACGGTATTCACCAAAGGTTTGTTCTCTAACCCCCCTGTTTCTCATACAATCTTTTGAGGGGAAAAACGAGTGCTGACATGTTGATAGGATATTTCCCAACCACATAGTGTGTCCCATTTCCGTCCTTATAATCCAATTGAGAAAACCCCGCTTAGACATTTGATGCGTTTTGCAGTGAGCCTACGGTGTTTGAGAATTATGTGGAGATGATGCAAGTGGACGATCAGGTGGTGGAACTTAGCCTATGGGATACAGCCGGTGCGTCTTTGCCCCTCCCAACGACCGATTTCGTAACAATCTGTACAGAAGGACGCACGCTGACAGATTGTACTACAGGCCAGGAAGACTTTGATCGGTTACGTTCACTTTCATATGCTGATACACACGTGGTCATGATTTGTTTCTCTGCGAGTGAACTATATACTTTCCAACAGAATAGACGCTAATGATATGTGGGTGTAGGTTGATTCACCAGTGTCATTAGAAAACACTGAATCAAAGGCGAGACTTTGATCCATATTCCGAGTAGTTTTACAAAGGTTATTGACAATTACGTGTAGTGGATTCACGAGGTCAATCAATTTTGTCCGGGAGTCAAGGTAATCCTTATTGGTAAGTCGAAAGCGTTTTCTTTCCTCAATGCTCAGCGTTTTTATATGCGTATATCATGACGTCGGGACGTCTGAGCAAGGGGGAGAGATAGTTTTTTTATGGTCACGAGGGCAGATGTTAACGATCGAAACCATTCAGCGCTCAAGTGCGACCTGCGGGAGGACCCTGCGGTGAAGGACAAGCTTGGCCGGCATTCGTTACATCCCGTCACATATGACGAGGGGCTGGCAACTGCCCGAGCTATCCGTGCGAGCCGGTATCTAGGTGGGTCTGTTTTCATCCCTTAATGCGAAGGGGACAGGTATAAACGAGGTGACGACTGATACCCTGTGTCCTGTGCAGAGTGCTCGGCCAAGCATAATCGAGGGGTTCAGGAGGCAATTTACGAGGCAGCGCGGGTGGCGGTGGGGAGCCGGGCAAGGGGAGGTGGTTCTGGGGGACGGATGAAGGGAGACAgctggaaggagaagtGCATCATCTTATAGGGTATCTTTCTACTAATGGGGTTTATCTTTTTTATAATATAGCTGTATTATATAAATAATGAATGTCGATGGGCGATGAATTTTGCGCGGTGATGGCCGACTGTGCGAAACGCGCCGAATGCCGAGGGCGCGGTTGGGAACTGCGCGCGTAATGATCTAATAGCATGCTTATTTATAGGGCGACATTTTTTTATCGAGTGTATTGTTTTGATTGGAGGAGTTGTACCTTTGGCAGATCTTTCGGTGAGCAGATCTTTTCGGTGCGCCACTGGTCGTCTCTCGATCACAGCTGTCGGCCACCTTTGCCATCCGCCCGCGACCAGCAAGCAGCCACCGCCATCCGCAGGCGACTCACCCGCAGCGTTCTCTCCTACTGCGCCCTCGCCGCAGCGTGCCTCTCCAGCGAGCAGCTTCACACGACCCTCACACGACCTATCACCAtctgccttcttctcgacGTCGATCGTCAGACCCCTTCCCCAACATGCTGTCGACCGCACTGTCCCCTTCCAGCCCACACGCCGACTACAACTCAtattcctcttccctcaGCCCGACCTCCCCGCGCTTCCACGCCTCTTCTGCCCCCCACGGCCGCCGGTCGCCGTCGCCTTCTCGCCTCGAGAGCCTCCTCGACGCGCCCCTCCCATCCTGCCGCCCCTCGCGCTCCCCCCGCTCCCGGAAAATCCGCGATGCGCTCGCCCGCCACATTCGGCCACACCTCACTCCCCGCACTCTCACCATGCTCTTCCTGTGGATGCTCTCCGTGTGGTCCATACAtcacttcttcctccccaTCTCCTCACTCTCCAGGCTCTCAAACCCCAGGGCAGAGGAACACTTTCTATCAACCGCTTTTCCACCCCCGCCACAAAGGATAGGTGACGACCATCTTGACTCGGTCGACCCCCGTTGGCGAGCCTACCATCCTCTCCCAGCGCCCGACCCCCCTTTCCCGCGCCTGAGGCCGACTCGCTTCCTTCCCCCGCAATGTTTGGAACAGTGGTTTGCAGAAGGAGAGACGCTTTGCGGCGCAAAGGAGTTGggcgaggaagagaagcTTGATGCAACCTGGCTCTGGGTGAATGGATCCGATCATCGTTGGAGGGATAGTATGATTGAAtggagagaaaaagagaatGTCAACTCGCCAGAGCGCCATTTCCGGTGCGTTGAACTTGCCGTCGTCGTCCGCAACAGCCACACTAACATGTCGCAGTGAGCAAAACGAGCTGGTCCACTCCATGAGGTCTGTCCTCGACGCCCTCCCCGGCCATCTGCGTaccttccatctcatcctTGCCGACTATACCTTCAACTACCCCGAAGATCTGGAATTGGTTCCTTTTTCCATCATTCCTGATCTGGAAAAGGTCGCTTCAAAGAGCAAAGGCAGGCGTCACCCTCGCGACCTTCCCGGAACGcctccctccttctccaaccTGACGGAACGAGTCACTCCAGAATCCATTTCTGCCTCCCTGGCTAGCCACCTCCAATCTGAATGGCGTATCGTCCAGACACCCACTTGGCTCGATTTCTCTCGTCGTGATCCATCCGACCCTTCACACCCGTTCCACCCTTACTCTGTCAGCAAAGCGGGTGAAAGAGGACAACATTACGCTGAAGCGTCGTATCCGACGTTGCGGTACGCTTCTCATTGGGAAGTTTTTCACACTCCGTCAGTCGACCGGGATGGACGTCAGGAGCTTATGGGAGAAAGGGAATGGAGGGAAAATgagtggaagaagaaggcgtTGCCGACCTTCAACTCGATGGCTATTGAGAGTAGGATCGGATGGTTGCCTGGATTGGTACGTCCGTCCCATTGCACATTGTAGCTAATTCGTACTGATGAGCCTATAGGCGGACGCTATTATTGCATTGAACGATGACTTTTTTTTGCTCCGTCCCCACGCCGTCTCTGATTTCCATTCTCCTCTCTACGGCTCAGTCATCCGATTTGACCACGGCGTAAGTCCAACAATTTTCCTTACCCACTTATACCACAATATTCACTGACATGACTATAGTATAACCAACAAGTCAGGCCTGAAGTTGTGAAGAGCCATATCAACGATCCCGGAGAAATTGGCGGTCTTTACCACGCCAACGCCATCCTCTCTCAACGATTCCCCCATCGTCTTCGACCGTACTTTGCCCATGTACCCAAGGTTATCACCCGTGGTCTTCATCATGAGGCGAGCTTGATGTTTAAAGAAGCTTTGACAGAGAGTAGCACGAGGAGGTTTagggagatgaagattGGGGAGGGTGATGTGCAGATGCAGTGGCTACTCACCTCTCTCCGTGTGGAGAGATGGCGAGAAGCTCTACTCTGGACTTGGGTCGTAGCCAATATGGGTACCATCAGCGGATCGCAAGACCGGTGGGACGATGCTACCCGTACAGCCATCAAGGATATGTTTGGATTCACAGAGAATGATAATGATGTAGTCAAGATTGAGGTGCATAGAGGCGAAAGATGGACTCTGGAGCCGGGAAGGATGCAAAAGGCGTTTGAGCAGGCTGGATGGGAAGCGCCAAAGGCTACAGAATTCCTTTTTTGTAAGCTACCTTTGCTTTATCTAACGTGTACTTGTTGCTTATTTAATGATAGCCTCGATGGACGGTACTATGCCTCCGTTACTCAAGCACGGTGAAGACCCTGCTCAAAACGACAGGTATGTTTCTAATTCTTTTCGCTAACATTTAAAATCTGACAATCATATAACAGGTGCATGATCGATCTCAACCGATGCTTTGGCGTTTTCTGGACTCGAGAGGAGGACATTTTGTCGACTGATATGATGAAACGTTTGACATTCCAGTATCCCGAATGTGGTGACTGCAGTAAGtcttttctccatctttCCTTTCATTTTCATCTCCATCAATCTTTGCTAAAAACAACATTATTTCATCTAGTGATCATGGCCCTCGTGACAGCGTCTGGCACCCTTGGCCTCAACgccttctttcctcctAAAGAAACAACAGTCACCGCTCCCGAACTTGCACCCGGCGACGGTTACCCGAAATTCTTGCCTCCGCCCCACCTTCCTCTCACGCCCACATGGCACGAAGCGGATTTCTCGCTTGCGAATATTTTATCTACGACCGCCCTTCCTGGCGAGCAGGTTGATATTCGACAGTACTGTATGAGGCTCCTTTCTCGTTATTTATATCTTGATGGTAAGCCCATGTTTCTCTCTTGACCTGATCGCTGTCGCCGTCGCCGTCGcaagaaagaggaggggACTGATCAGTTGATTTGAATTTTAGCCAGATCGGTGTCTCATTTCCACATGTTGAAATCTGCCGAACACGCCCAAAGGGTGTTCAAGATGATTCAAGACAACCCCCGAGTATCAATATTGGGTATGAATGATGATATTGAATCGGATTATGATGAAGTCAAACGCTTAATGAATGAATGGTTTGAGATGCGGTGGCCAAGAAAGGCAGTGTGGGAAAGAGAATGGGATCCTGTAAAGGATAGATATATTGATTAGACATAGAAGGGTTTAAGATAGTGTACTCGAGTACTTCTTGATTAACATCATAGATATCCGAGCTGGACTCTTGGTAGCATCATTGAATGCATTGGGCATTGTGTTATTTTCACAGTGATATATAGTTGTGTAATTCAAAAAAGGTTGATAACCGAATGCATGGATATGGAGCAACTTTACCACAggtaaaaaaaaagaagggtACAGATCAAAAGCTTGCACGAGAAGGTGGAAATGAGATATGATAACGTGAAACAGTCATTTTGCCAGGCATCAAGCATGGGGTCATGTcagggagaagaggagaaatGAGAAAACATGAAAACAGATAGAATACAGTCCGTGATATGCGTAGCTTGATCAAAGCACTAATGAGAAAGACATTTAACAACTCTTGAGGTTGACTGAAGCAAAAGGTCAGTTATGCCCACCTCAAACCAAGGAGGGATACTCACAGTAAGTACCCAAGGTGTAGCCGCTCTTGTTCTGCATCCACCCATTACAGAATTGATGAATATAATCAAGATTGTTCTGGGCATGGCACTGACCCTGGCTAGCAGCAGCAGTGCCAGCGGCATAGGTCAAGCCAGAGTACCAGCCGTTGTAAGAACCGATGGCCAAAAGGACATTGCCGCCGTTAGAGCTGATGAGGTTAGAGAAGAGCTCGGCAGCCCGTTGAATGTTAAAGTTGACATCGTAACAGCTAAGAAGGGACGTTTAAAAGGCGAACAATGTAAATACAGAGAGAGGATTGACTCACTTTCCGTTGGGAGCACCACCACAGTTTTCGGAAGCGAGTTGCATGAGACCAGCCTCACCGTTACCGCCGGTAGCGGATGGGTTGCACGTGGATTCTTGCATAGCGAAAGAGGCGAGCATAATGCCCTTGACTATTTAAAGTTCTCAATACAGCTTATAATCTGTGGGGTGGAGGGGACTTACGACCGTACTGATCAGCATACTGATTAAACAAGTCGACATAATCGGCGCAAGGAGCAAAGACGCCGTCGGTAGTAAGTTCGGACGCGATAAGTTCGTCCACAGTCACCATGGGAGGAGTCCAGCCAGCAGCGTTGAGACCACAGTTGAGCCAGTCTTCGGAGCCGTTGGGGATTTCCGAGTCCGCGTTGGAGTAGCCACAAATACTATGCGTCAACAGTAAGTACGCAGATTGGTCGGAAGACGCCTCGACCAGACTTACGCGTCAGTGATAGTAAGAAGGCCGGAGCTGGAAGACCCAGAGCTTGAGCCGCTGCTGAAAGAAGAGGTAGGCTGGGTCCAcgcagaagaggaagtcGCGCTGGAGGACCAGCTGTCGGCAGTGGTGCTCTCCGACCAGTCGTTGGAAGACGAGATCACCTTTGAGCAGTGTCAGTCATGTCAAAGGACGGGTGGGCCCAAACGTACCTGGGGGGCCCAAGCTTGCTCATTGCTCAAAGTGGCCGCGACGGGCGTGGCGGCAGCAGCGtaagaggaagaagaggagtCATCAGACCAGGCAGTGCTGGAAGATGTGGGCTCGACgtaagaagaagacgacAGAGTCTGCGCGGCAGCAACGTCGTATGCAGAAGATGTGGCGTATGAGGAACCACGAGTCCGGCAGGTTTGGCCGCGCTTCTTGACGCTCTTCTTGATGAGCTTTTTGGCGTCTGCATGGCCGGCATTTGACCTCGGCGGGAGCTGAGCCCTGGCGGCATGGGGATGGCTGTGCTCAGTGTCGCGGCGATGGTGCAGGACCCGCTTGTGGCGGAGGTGGGGGGGCTGGTTGGAGTGGGCGGCAGCCGCCTGGGCTGTGAGTGcgaggagggggaggagggcGGTGATGAGGGAGAGGGAGTTGGCGAACATTTTAGTGGATGGAGTCGTCGATGGTGAAAAGAGAGTGGCGCTAAAGAATGACTGTAGTTTGTGCGGCGGGTAAGCGGGACGTGCGGAGAaaagagggagaagagaaagagaaaagacAACAACCTCTTTTTGATGGTGAGGGGACGGGCAAAGGACAGGGGCAGAAAGGAGACCAGCCCGTGCGGCCGGTGATTCAACCTGAAACGCATTACTAAATATTCTCCCGCACATACTAACCTCTTCTAACCCTCATTACAAAAGTCACTGGCGAAGCAATACAGTTACGCTCAGGAACACAGGGTGAAAACTCAGTCGCGTCACCGCTAGCGTCATTCTTCCGGTGTAACGAATCTCCGCGCAGCAGAACAGCTTTCAGTGAGCATGCAAACAGTCCACTCTCCCGTACTTGGCATGCTTCTGCCAAGTCTGCCAGCTGCCAGTCACCTCCTACACCACCACGATGGCGCCCTCATAGACAACCCAGCATTACGTGACTACCGGCGAACACCTCCAAACACCAAAAACCAAGCGCGTCTTCCTCCCCTGCAGGTTAACCGCAGCCACGCGTTTCGGGTTCCTGCAACTCTACAGATTCCTGACTGACGTGTCTCCCTTGTCTTTTTCCGGCTGCCAGTGATCATTTATATCTCCCATGGTCTGCAGCGAAAAGTATGTCACTGAGAACGTTCCACATGCTTAAATTGTACATGTAGGAATTCCAGGTATTTCGACTGTATCTTGTACGAGTACTGTACAACCTAAGACTAGAGTGTCATTTGGTGGTCGACCGCTGGTGATGTATTCAACGAAACATGATATCCATTTATTCACACTTATAGACAACAGCATACAATTAAATTTCCAAAACAATTCAAAGACGGACGGGATAAGAAACAAGGGGCTATAATTATGTAATGGGATAGGTAGACCAAAGTAAAGGCAGACTGGAAACAAAGGGGAAAAATCGCTCTATCATTGCCCACTGTTCTCCACTCGTGGCTTCTTCTATGCCATTTCCTGTATTTAATTTTTATTTCGGCTTTGCGCCATTTCACAGTCTTTTGACTGTTGTCAAATCTATGCACTAGCAGTCACAGAGGCGGCCTCAAGGTCGACCCCCGGAGAGCTCGTCTCAATATCGCTGGCCTTCTCGTCGAGTCCGTGGAGAGGCTTGGAAATCGGCGGTACGATGTActgcctcttctccatACCACCCTGCCACGCAAGGTGAGTCGAGCCCATGAGATAGGTGTCGACTTCGGCGGCGGCCTGTCGGCCTTCGCGGATACCCCAGACGACGAGGGACTGCCCTCGGTGACAATCACCAGCAGCAAAGACACCGGGAACATTGGTAGAGTAGCTCTATAGAGACGTTAGCCCACGCAGTATGGCAGGATGGGAAAAAGTGGCGTACGTTGGCAGGGGTCTTGATGTTGGTTCGAGGGTCAGTCTCGACACCAAGAGGCTTGAGACACTGCTGCTGAGGACCGAGGAAACCAAGGGCAAGCAATACAAGCTGGGCAGGATAGAACTGCATAGAATGTCAGATAGGTCCGATACAAGAAAACATCAACCAAGACTCACTTTTTCCGACCCAACAacctcctccatcttccattGACCATTCTGCTTGGTCCATTCGACCTGCACAGTGTCCAGACCCTTCAATTtaccatcatcatcgacAACAAACCTCTTGGTGGCCATGCAGTACTTTCTCGGGTCGTGACCAAAGTGAGCCTGAACTTCAGCGTGTCCATAGTCGGTACGGAAGGAGCGGTTGAACATGGGCCAAGGGTTGTCCGGTGCGCGGCTCTTTGGAGGTTCAGGAAGGAGCTCAAAGTTGACAATAGATTTGGCACCGTGTCGCATAGAAGTGCCGATACAGTCGTTCCCTGTTGGTTTGGATCAGTTGTGAAGTCTATACAATCAAGAGTTTTTACGACTTACCAGTATCGCCACCACCAATAACAATGACATCCTTGCCTTGCGCAGAGATAAAGTCAGGGACATCCTCACCAAAGGCCTTGACCTTGGTGTTGGGAGTAAGGAAGTCCATAGCAAAGTGAATACCATCAACCTCTCGGTGGGGGAGCTTGAGATCCCGAGGCCATGTCGCACCAGTAGCAACAATAACCGCATCATGCTCAGCCTTGATGTTGAGAGGATCGTATTGAGGGTCAATGCCGACGTGGGCATCGGTAACAAACGTAACACCCTCGGCAGCCATCAAGTCAACACGACGCTGAACGACATCCTTGTCGAGCTTCATGTTGGGGATTCCATACATGAGTAAACCGCCAACCCTGTCTTGCCTCTCATAAACAGTAACGCTGTGTCCGGCTTTGTTAAGCTGGTCAGCAGCTGCCAAACCAGCGGGACCGGAACCAATGATAGCCACCCGCTTGCCAGTTCGGTGCTCAGGAGGGTTAGGAGTCATCCATCCCATTTCGAAACCCTTGTCGATGATAGCACACTCAATGGACTTGATACCCACAGGAGCTTCGTTGATCCCTAACACACAAGCACTCTCGCATGGAGCAGGGCAGACTCGACCGGTGAACTCGGGGAAGTTATTGGTCTTGAGCAATCGGTTGAGAGCGTCGTGCCATCGGCCTTCAAAAATCATAGTATTCCACTTGGGGATGACATTGGCGATAGGACAACCTGTGTCTGATTGACAGAAGGGAATACCACAATCCATGCATCGAGCGGACTGATATTTGAGCTCGCTGGGCTTGAGTCGAGCAGAAATCTCCTTCCAGTCCTTAACCCTCTTTCGAGGAGGTCGGTAAGCCTCATTGAGTCGCTTGTACTTCATGAAGCCTCGGATCTTGTCGACCTTGGCAAGGCGCTCCTTGGTAGCAGACTCGTCAACCATTGCGTCTTCGACGTCGACAATCTGAGGCTCTTGAGGCTTATGCTTGGGGGAGCCTTCTGGAGAAATGAGTGCAGAGGTGGACACGGTGAGGGCGTTGGCGTCCCGGGGCAGGACGGGATCGTAACCAGTGGCAACGAGGTCGACTTGGGAGGCAGTCTGAGAAGGGATGAGATCAATAACAGACTGtcgcttcttctcttccgcAGCTCGTTGAGCCTCCTGCTCGAGCACACGCTTGTAGTCGAGAGGCATGACACGGACGAACATGgggagaagatggtggaAATTTCGAAGAACTCGGTCGGCAATTTCGGAACCAGTGTAATGTCGGTGATCCTCGATAAGACTTCGGAGCTCAGCAACTTCCTGAGGATCGTTAACCGGACCAAGTTCGACGGTACTCATGTTGACTTTGGGAGCGAAGCTGTGGGCCATGTCGAGAACGTACGCAATACCGCCAGACATACCGGCAGCAAAGTTTCGACCAGTAAGACCGAGAACAACTACACGGCCACCAGTCATGTACTCGCACCCGTGGTCACCAGTGCCCTCGACAACAAGAGTAGCCCCAGAGTTACGAACGGCAAATCGCTCAGCAGCAATACCTCGGATAAAGGCTTGACCTGAAGTAGCACCAAAGAAGCAGACATTACCGATGATGATGTTCTCCTCAGCCTTGAATGAAGAAGACTTGGGAGGATAAACCACAAGTCTACCTCCAGAAAGACCCTTGCCAACATAATCGTTGGCGTCTCCTTCAAGTTCAATGGTGATACCAGGAGCAAGGAAAGCACCAAGAGATTGACCCGCAGAACCTTTCATGTTGATGTGGATAGTGTCACGAGGAAGACCCTGCTCACCATATCGCTTAGAAACGTGGTAAGAAAGAGTTGTCCCGAGAGCTCGATCAGTGTTGACGACATCGCAGTCGATGGTGACAGGCAAACCTTTTTGAAGGGCAGGCTCAGCTTCATCAATGAACTTGTTATCCAGTCGCACATAAAGCTTGTGGTCCTGGGAGCGAACTCGATAGGTAGCAACATCGCTGCGGAGGAGCTGAGCAGGCTTGAGAATGTGAGATAAATCGAGGTGAGCGGTCTTGGGGGTTCGAAGTGAATCATCGACAGTGAGCATGTCGGCACGACCAACCATTTCATTGATGGTTCGGAAACCAAGCTTGGCCATAATCTGTCTGAGTTCCTCAATCACATAGTAAAAGAAGTTGATGACCTGCTCGGGCTGGCCGGCGAACTTGGCTCGGAGAGCTGGGTCTTGGGTGGCAATACCCACAGGACAAGTGTTTCTACAGGTTGTTAGCTTTGCTGCCGTCATTAAACTAAAACACTCACTTGTGACAAGCCTTCATCATAATACAGCCCATAGCGATCAAGGGTGTGGTAGCGAAACCCCACTCCTCAGCACCCAGCAAGGTCGCAATAGCGATATCTCTACCTGTTCTGATCTGACCGTCGGTTTGAACAGTTACTCGGCCTCGCAAGTTGTTCAACACCAACGTTTGGTGAGTCTCAGCAAGACCCAGCTCCCAAGGAAGACCAGCATACTTGATGGATGTCCATTTGGCAGCCCCAGTACCACCATCGTGACCAGAAATGGTGATGTGGTCGGCCTTGGCCTTGGCAACTCCGCTAGCAACGATGCCAACACCAACTTCCGATACAAGCTTGACGGAGACTCGAGCACGAGGGTTGGCAGCCTTGAGGTCGTAAATGAGCTGCTTCAGATCTTCAATAGAGTAAATATCGTGGTgagggggaggagagaCAAGGGTCACACCAGGAGTAGAGTGTCGAGTTCGACCGATAGAAGCCGATACCTTGTGGCCGGGAAGCTCACCACCCTCACCAGGCTTGGCACCTTGAGCCATCTTGATCTGGAGTTCATCAGAGTCGGCGAGGTAGTTGGAAGTGACACCGAATCGACCGGAAGCGACCTGCTTGATAGCAGATCGTCGAGAGTCCCATACAGGCTTGAGTTCCATTGCATGAGTGAAGGGCTGACCATTAAGTTCGGCTCCGGGACCGGGGATGGGAATGCTTCGCTCAGCATCTTCACCACCTTCACCAGTGTTGGACTTTCCACCAAGACGATTCATCGCGAGAGCCAAAGCAGTATGGGCTTCCATGGAGATGGAACCGTACGACATGGCACCGGTGACACATCGTCGGACAATCTCATTCCAGGGCTCAACTTGTTCGATCGGAACAGAGGTAGCATTCTCAAAGTTGAATTCGAGAAGACCGCGAAGAGTACCTCGTTTGATAGACTCTCGAGAATTCTTGGAATAAGTATCGTACGCAGCTTGGTTCTTCTGTCGAACGGCATCTTGAAGCTGGGCGATGGAAACGGGATCGTTAACACGCATCTCGGAACCTTGACGGTAGTGGTATTCTCCGCTTTCGGGCTGGTTATCATCAGCATGAAACTTGTTGCAATTTTCACCCAGGTACTTACCATGCCGGGGACCCTGATCTCGTCCCGGGTGGGCCATGCCCTCTCGTGGAACTCAAAGGCATCCATCGCAAGAAGCTCATAGGTGGCACCTTGTACCCTAGAAGCAGTGCCAACAAAGCAATCCCTAACAACCTCCTCGTGAAGACCGAGAATCTCAAAGAGCTGAGCGCCTTTGTAAGAAGCAAGTGTTGAAACACCCATCTTGGAGAGAACCTTGAGGATACCTTCGTCCGTAGCCTTCATGTAATTGGCAATGAGTTTCTCAGCACTTTGAGAGTCCTTGGCCCTGTAGCTCAATGAGCGAAAGTCATTTGAAGCGAACGATAAACTTACAAACCCTCTCTGCCCACCTTGTAAATCATCTCCATGATCAACCACGGACAAATGGCATCCGCACCGTAACCTATCAGAACACACATATGGTGCACTTCCCTAGCCTCGCCGGTCTCCACCATGAGCGCCACCTTGgacctcttcctctccttgACGAGGAAGTGGTGGGCACCGCCCACGGCAAGGATGGCAGAAAGGGCCACCCTGTCGGGGCCTGTAGCTCGATCAGAGAGAATGACGGACTTAAAGCC belongs to Cryptococcus gattii WM276 chromosome I, complete sequence and includes:
- a CDS encoding glutamate synthase (NADH), putative (Similar to TIGR gene model, INSD accession AAW46054.1), whose amino-acid sequence is MCGVGFICHIKGHAAHKIVSDARNILCNMTHRGATGADARDGDGAGVMTGIPHDFFVREASFCFDAKLPGQGHYAVGNVFFSKEEYAQQQATFESIAKPLGLRVLGWREVPTDNSILGPASKSKEPKILQPFVVLEEHYGPGQDSQDGNFDERKFERELYILRKQATHKIGLKSSFYICSLTTSNIVYKGQLSPVQVYNYYHDLNHALYASHFALVHSRFSTNTFPSWDRAQPMRWAAHNGEINTVRGNKNWMRAREGNLRSDRFGDDLELLYPIVESGGSDSAAFDNVLELLVVNGVLTLPEAVMMLIPEAWQNNDLMETEKKAFYAWAGSLMEPWDGPALFTFSDGRYCGANLDRNGLRPCRFVVTSDDIMVCASEVGTIAIEPEKIIQKGRLKPGRMLLVDTKEGRIVDDRELKLTTAKRQPFAAWVESQVLRLPEIVRRVQRFENIDVSLDEVPLSTDPKLLAFGYTIEQLSMLMLPMVHEGHEALGSMGNDAALACMSTTPRTVYDYFRQLFAQVTNPPIDPIRESIVMSLETMVGNEGNLLEIKPSQLHRLHLKSPILTIQEMNSIKHMKLANSGWPSITIDITFEKREGLPGYRNALDRVRQEVINAVDAGFKSVILSDRATGPDRVALSAILAVGGAHHFLVKERKRSKVALMVETGEAREVHHMCVLIGYGADAICPWLIMEMIYKVGREGLAKDSQSAEKLIANYMKATDEGILKVLSKMGVSTLASYKGAQLFEILGLHEEVVRDCFVGTASRVQGATYELLAMDAFEFHERAWPTRDEIRVPGMPESGEYHYRQGSEMRVNDPVSIAQLQDAVRQKNQAAYDTYSKNSRESIKRGTLRGLLEFNFENATSVPIEQVEPWNEIVRRCVTGAMSYGSISMEAHTALALAMNRLGGKSNTGEGGEDAERSIPIPGPGAELNGQPFTHAMELKPVWDSRRSAIKQVASGRFGVTSNYLADSDELQIKMAQGAKPGEGGELPGHKVSASIGRTRHSTPGVTLVSPPPHHDIYSIEDLKQLIYDLKAANPRARVSVKLVSEVGVGIVASGVAKAKADHITISGHDGGTGAAKWTSIKYAGLPWELGLAETHQTLVLNNLRGRVTVQTDGQIRTGRDIAIATLLGAEEWGFATTPLIAMGCIMMKACHKNTCPVGIATQDPALRAKFAGQPEQVINFFYYVIEELRQIMAKLGFRTINEMVGRADMLTVDDSLRTPKTAHLDLSHILKPAQLLRSDVATYRVRSQDHKLYVRLDNKFIDEAEPALQKGLPVTIDCDVVNTDRALGTTLSYHVSKRYGEQGLPRDTIHINMKGSAGQSLGAFLAPGITIELEGDANDYVGKGLSGGRLVVYPPKSSSFKAEENIIIGNVCFFGATSGQAFIRGIAAERFAVRNSGATLVVEGTGDHGCEYMTGGRVVVLGLTGRNFAAGMSGGIAYVLDMAHSFAPKVNMSTVELGPVNDPQEVAELRSLIEDHRHYTGSEIADRVLRNFHHLLPMFVRVMPLDYKRVLEQEAQRAAEEKKRQSVIDLIPSQTASQVDLVATGYDPVLPRDANALTVSTSALISPEGSPKHKPQEPQIVDVEDAMVDESATKERLAKVDKIRGFMKYKRLNEAYRPPRKRVKDWKEISARLKPSELKYQSARCMDCGIPFCQSDTGCPIANVIPKWNTMIFEGRWHDALNRLLKTNNFPEFTGRVCPAPCESACVLGINEAPVGIKSIECAIIDKGFEMGWMTPNPPEHRTGKRVAIIGSGPAGLAAADQLNKAGHSVTVYERQDRVGGLLMYGIPNMKLDKDVVQRRVDLMAAEGVTFVTDAHVGIDPQYDPLNIKAEHDAVIVATGATWPRDLKLPHREVDGIHFAMDFLTPNTKVKAFGEDVPDFISAQGKDVIVIGGGDTGNDCIGTSMRHGAKSIVNFELLPEPPKSRAPDNPWPMFNRSFRTDYGHAEVQAHFGHDPRKYCMATKRFVVDDDGKLKGLDTVQVEWTKQNGQWKMEEVVGSEKFYPAQLVLLALGFLGPQQQCLKPLGVETDPRTNIKTPANSYSTNVPGVFAAGDCHRGQSLVVWGIREGRQAAAEVDTYLMGSTHLAWQGGMEKRQYIVPPISKPLHGLDEKASDIETSSPGVDLEAASVTASA